A single window of Mycolicibacterium madagascariense DNA harbors:
- the ftsX gene encoding permease-like cell division protein FtsX gives MRFGFLVNEVLTGLRRNVTMTVAMILTTAISIGLFGGGLLVVRLADSSRNIYLDRVESQVFLTNDVSANDPSCNVDPCKALRKQIEDRNDVKSVRFLNQQDAYDDAIKKFPQYKDVAGKDAFPASFVVKLDDPEQHRAFDDALKNQPGVLNVLNQKELIDRLFAVLDGLSAAAFAVALVQAIGAILLIANMVQVAAYTRRTEVGIMRLVGASRWYTQLPFLVEAMLAAFIGVVISIIGLILVRALFLERALDQFYQANLIARIDYADILYIAPILLFLGVAMAGVTGYVTLRLYVRR, from the coding sequence GTGCGCTTCGGCTTTCTCGTCAACGAGGTCCTGACCGGGCTTCGTCGCAACGTCACGATGACGGTCGCCATGATCTTGACGACCGCCATCTCTATCGGCCTGTTCGGCGGTGGACTGCTCGTCGTCCGGCTGGCCGACAGTTCCCGCAACATCTATCTGGACCGGGTGGAGAGCCAGGTCTTCCTGACCAACGACGTGTCCGCCAACGACCCGTCGTGCAACGTCGACCCGTGCAAGGCGCTGCGCAAGCAGATCGAGGACCGCAATGACGTGAAGTCGGTGCGGTTCCTGAATCAGCAGGACGCCTACGACGACGCGATCAAGAAGTTCCCCCAGTACAAGGACGTGGCCGGAAAGGACGCCTTCCCAGCCTCTTTCGTGGTCAAGCTCGACGACCCTGAGCAACACCGGGCCTTCGACGATGCGTTGAAGAATCAGCCGGGGGTGCTCAACGTGCTGAACCAGAAGGAGCTCATCGACCGTCTGTTCGCGGTCCTCGACGGGCTGAGCGCCGCGGCCTTCGCGGTGGCGCTGGTACAGGCGATCGGCGCAATCCTGTTGATCGCCAACATGGTTCAGGTCGCGGCCTACACGCGCCGGACGGAGGTGGGCATCATGCGACTGGTCGGCGCGAGCCGCTGGTATACGCAGCTGCCCTTCCTCGTCGAGGCCATGTTGGCCGCGTTCATCGGGGTGGTGATCTCGATCATCGGGCTCATCCTGGTGCGCGCGCTGTTCCTCGAACGCGCGCTCGACCAGTTCTATCAAGCGAACCTGATCGCCAGGATCGACTACGCCGACATCCTCTACATCGCGCCGATCCTGCTGTTCCTCGGTGTCGCGATGGCGGGTGTGACGGGGTACGTCACCCTGCGGCTGTACGTGCGGCGCTAG
- a CDS encoding serine/threonine-protein kinase, which translates to MPIADGAVFAGYTIIRLLGTGGMGEVYLVQHPRLPRRDALKILPADVSANPEYRQRFVREAELASSLSHSHIVAVHDQGEDDGQLWIAMAYVEGTDAAQLVRDRYPHGMPRREAVEIVSAIADALDYAHESYLLHRDVKPANILITHPSSVNRRILLADFGIARAMNETSGLTATNVAVGSVAYAAPEQLMGESLDGRADQYALACTAFHLLTGRPPFTNTNPAVVISNHLSLPPPRIGEIRPDLASFESALGAGMAKTPFQRFDTCREFAAALADANAGAPGPNDATQRDIRISPDAGGGPPRGSLPTKARDSPTPPRRAALTAGGIVVALVAVGLVAFVGARLGKTDLAPSTFAGQPTSTLQPATTLEPLRTVTQTVPPLTVTAPPPSLPPTTPPGDLGLSTPMSYPACNGQGIVILGSVTTPGLYAASVQRLLNDHPGSFYLRTDRTCPSLRQATPEGNPIYAVYELGGSNQSDLCAAVRSAGGDAYGKFLDTTTDPGYVVPC; encoded by the coding sequence ATGCCCATTGCTGATGGTGCGGTATTTGCTGGCTACACCATCATTCGTCTCTTGGGCACCGGAGGGATGGGGGAGGTCTACCTCGTGCAGCATCCGCGGTTGCCCCGCCGTGATGCGTTGAAGATCCTGCCCGCGGACGTCAGTGCGAATCCGGAATATCGCCAACGATTTGTACGTGAAGCCGAACTTGCCAGCTCCCTGTCTCACAGCCACATAGTTGCGGTCCACGACCAAGGCGAGGACGACGGCCAGTTATGGATCGCAATGGCCTACGTCGAGGGAACCGATGCGGCCCAACTGGTTCGGGATCGGTACCCGCATGGCATGCCGCGTAGAGAAGCCGTTGAGATTGTCTCAGCCATCGCTGATGCTCTCGACTACGCCCACGAAAGCTATTTGCTACACCGCGACGTCAAGCCGGCGAACATCTTGATTACCCATCCGAGCTCCGTTAATCGTCGAATCTTGTTGGCTGACTTCGGTATCGCTCGGGCTATGAATGAGACCAGCGGGCTGACGGCGACCAACGTGGCCGTAGGGTCTGTCGCCTACGCAGCACCAGAGCAACTGATGGGCGAGTCGCTCGATGGGCGTGCGGATCAGTACGCGCTCGCATGCACGGCATTTCATCTGCTCACGGGCAGGCCACCATTCACGAACACCAACCCAGCAGTCGTGATTAGCAACCACTTATCACTACCGCCCCCACGGATCGGGGAGATTCGTCCCGACCTCGCCTCGTTCGAGAGCGCCCTGGGCGCGGGAATGGCCAAGACGCCGTTTCAGCGCTTCGATACGTGCCGTGAATTCGCGGCCGCGCTTGCGGACGCCAATGCCGGTGCTCCAGGGCCGAACGATGCTACGCAGCGCGACATCCGAATTTCGCCCGACGCCGGCGGTGGCCCACCTCGTGGATCCTTGCCGACCAAGGCAAGGGATTCGCCCACGCCACCTCGGCGTGCGGCGCTCACCGCAGGCGGCATCGTCGTTGCGTTGGTCGCGGTAGGGCTGGTGGCGTTCGTCGGCGCTCGGTTGGGAAAGACGGACCTTGCTCCATCGACGTTTGCCGGGCAGCCGACCTCCACCCTCCAACCCGCGACGACTCTCGAACCACTTCGTACGGTGACTCAAACGGTTCCGCCCCTAACAGTCACGGCCCCGCCGCCGAGCTTGCCTCCGACCACGCCTCCTGGCGACCTGGGGTTGAGCACTCCGATGAGCTACCCGGCCTGCAACGGCCAGGGCATCGTCATCTTGGGTTCAGTGACAACCCCAGGGCTCTATGCCGCAAGCGTTCAACGCCTGTTGAACGACCATCCGGGTTCGTTCTATCTCCGGACGGATCGAACATGCCCCTCCCTGCGTCAAGCCACACCGGAGGGGAATCCGATCTACGCGGTCTACGAGCTGGGTGGTTCCAATCAGAGTGACCTGTGCGCGGCGGTTCGCAGTGCTGGCGGGGATGCCTACGGAAAGTTTCTGGACACGACGACTGATCCTGGATACGTCGTTCCCTGTTGA
- a CDS encoding serine/threonine-protein kinase codes for MPLTPGSVFAGYTVQALLGSGGMGEVYLVRHPRLPRRDALKVLPLSFAEDVEYRRRFDREADAAAGLWHPNIVGVHDRGEFDGQLWISMDYVEGSDASQLLRDQYVSGLPLTEAVAVVTATADALDYAHAQGLMHRDVKPANILLTSPRSGKRRVLLTDFGIARRLDDTRGLTATNMTLGTLHYAAPEQLLGDSIDGRADQYALAATAFHLVAGRAPDATSNPAALINRRLHSSAPRLTDVRSDLVDLDAVLARGMARDPAERFRTCEEFAKALADSCNAAVARQSAFHTAFPPTHTAQPEKSRMASTPYEPRPAPPESVSNASDGRRSLIVPALIALGVVLTIGLVLVSLLLILGRPQQSATTSPTAVAPDTSPTASASPSTVTVTSSFNVETPSANVLPPLPADVDAHGFTTFGGGARCLDSDDSELFVRTAQSALVVCRSETNQLYYRGYRLSDGAGIELDTVYPQGNGFVALNSPENAQYEISSTGLQIIQNGNVISSEPAIESGL; via the coding sequence ATGCCTTTGACGCCCGGCTCCGTCTTTGCCGGTTACACAGTGCAGGCTCTGCTGGGCTCCGGCGGTATGGGCGAGGTATATCTCGTCCGCCATCCTCGATTACCGCGAAGAGATGCCCTCAAGGTTCTGCCGCTGTCATTCGCCGAGGACGTCGAATATCGACGCCGATTCGATCGAGAGGCTGACGCAGCGGCAGGGCTGTGGCATCCCAACATCGTAGGAGTGCATGACCGCGGCGAATTCGACGGACAGTTGTGGATTTCGATGGATTACGTCGAGGGATCAGACGCTAGTCAGCTGTTGCGGGATCAGTACGTTAGCGGATTGCCTTTGACAGAGGCGGTTGCAGTCGTCACCGCCACGGCCGACGCCCTTGATTACGCGCACGCGCAAGGCTTGATGCATCGGGATGTCAAACCCGCCAATATTTTGCTCACATCTCCTAGATCAGGAAAACGTCGCGTTCTGCTCACTGACTTCGGAATAGCGCGCCGCTTGGACGACACCCGCGGGCTCACCGCGACCAACATGACGCTTGGCACGTTGCATTACGCGGCGCCCGAACAATTGCTTGGAGACTCGATCGACGGTCGCGCAGATCAATACGCATTGGCCGCCACAGCATTTCACCTGGTAGCCGGTCGAGCACCGGATGCAACATCCAATCCGGCAGCGCTGATAAACCGTCGCCTCCATTCATCGGCGCCCCGCCTGACGGACGTGCGCTCGGACTTGGTCGACCTCGACGCAGTATTGGCACGTGGGATGGCCCGAGACCCCGCCGAGCGATTCCGCACTTGTGAGGAATTTGCGAAGGCTCTCGCCGACTCGTGCAATGCGGCGGTCGCCAGGCAATCGGCATTTCACACTGCGTTTCCTCCCACCCATACCGCACAGCCTGAAAAGAGCCGAATGGCTTCGACTCCATACGAGCCGAGACCAGCCCCGCCGGAGTCCGTTTCAAACGCGTCGGACGGACGGCGATCACTTATCGTGCCCGCGCTGATCGCGCTTGGCGTTGTGCTGACGATAGGGCTGGTCCTCGTCTCACTCCTGCTGATACTTGGGCGCCCTCAACAGAGCGCGACGACTTCGCCGACGGCGGTTGCCCCGGACACGTCGCCAACGGCGAGCGCATCCCCGTCGACAGTGACGGTCACGTCGTCGTTCAACGTCGAGACACCGTCTGCCAATGTGCTACCACCGCTCCCAGCCGACGTAGATGCCCATGGATTCACCACTTTCGGCGGGGGCGCCCGGTGCTTGGACAGTGATGACTCAGAGTTGTTCGTGCGCACTGCCCAATCGGCCCTGGTGGTATGTCGCAGCGAGACGAATCAGCTGTATTACCGCGGTTACCGTCTCTCCGACGGCGCGGGGATCGAACTCGACACCGTCTATCCGCAAGGGAATGGGTTCGTCGCACTCAACTCTCCCGAGAACGCTCAGTACGAAATTAGTTCTACCGGGCTACAGATCATTCAGAACGGAAACGTCATCTCCAGCGAACCTGCTATTGAATCCGGACTTTGA
- a CDS encoding EamA family transporter yields the protein MIGVLFALTSGFGYGISDFVGGIASRRVPALRVVLVSYPVALTLLTVLATVVGGHVSTPAVVWGTLCGFSQAFGVWWFYAALAAGPMSLVSPLTAVLVSAVPIVVGTVLLGERPSGVACVGIALALVAVVLVSRESPDADDQRPHRFTAKVAWLTLGSGLAFGLNFVLIHQAPHDAGLWPLVFARASATVVVVVIATATANLAPPSGVPLRLALAAGALDTVSNVSMLLALHASLLSLTSVLISLYPAATVGLALLVLKERVTRWQATGMVLALAAVAMIAVG from the coding sequence CTGATCGGGGTCCTGTTCGCCCTGACGTCCGGATTCGGCTACGGCATCAGCGACTTCGTGGGAGGCATCGCCTCGCGGCGGGTGCCCGCGCTGCGGGTGGTGCTGGTGTCCTATCCGGTGGCGCTGACGCTGCTGACCGTGCTGGCGACGGTGGTCGGCGGTCACGTGTCGACGCCGGCCGTCGTGTGGGGCACGCTGTGCGGGTTCAGTCAGGCCTTCGGGGTGTGGTGGTTCTACGCCGCGCTGGCCGCGGGGCCGATGTCGCTGGTGTCCCCACTCACTGCCGTCCTGGTATCCGCCGTGCCGATCGTGGTCGGCACCGTGCTGCTCGGTGAGCGGCCCAGCGGCGTCGCGTGCGTCGGCATCGCCCTCGCGCTCGTCGCGGTCGTGCTGGTGAGCCGCGAGAGCCCCGACGCCGACGACCAGCGACCACACCGCTTCACCGCGAAGGTGGCATGGCTGACGCTCGGCTCGGGTTTGGCGTTCGGTCTCAACTTCGTGCTCATCCACCAGGCGCCGCACGACGCGGGCCTGTGGCCGCTCGTGTTCGCGCGGGCGTCGGCCACCGTGGTGGTCGTCGTCATCGCGACGGCCACCGCAAACCTGGCGCCGCCGTCGGGGGTGCCGCTGCGGCTCGCCTTGGCGGCGGGGGCCCTGGACACCGTCTCGAACGTGTCGATGCTCCTGGCCCTGCACGCCTCACTGCTGTCGCTGACGAGCGTGCTGATCTCGCTCTACCCCGCCGCCACGGTGGGGCTCGCGCTGCTGGTGCTCAAGGAGCGGGTGACGCGCTGGCAGGCGACGGGCATGGTGCTGGCGTTGGCCGCCGTCGCGATGATCGCCGTGGGGTAG
- the smpB gene encoding SsrA-binding protein SmpB, whose amino-acid sequence MAKKSAAEVKKSRNNQVVATNRKARHNYSILDTFEAGIALMGTEVKALRDGQASLADAFATVDDGEIWLRNVHIPEYHHGSWTNHAPRRNRKLLLHRSQIDTLIGKIQDGNLSLVPLSLYFLDGKVKVELALARGKQAHDKRQSLAKRDAEREITRELGRRSKGMT is encoded by the coding sequence GTGGCCAAGAAGTCCGCCGCGGAGGTCAAGAAGTCCCGCAACAACCAGGTCGTCGCCACGAATCGCAAGGCGCGCCACAACTATTCGATCCTCGACACCTTCGAGGCGGGCATCGCGCTGATGGGCACCGAGGTCAAGGCCCTGCGCGATGGCCAGGCCTCCCTGGCCGACGCGTTCGCCACCGTCGACGACGGCGAGATCTGGCTGCGCAACGTCCACATTCCCGAATATCACCACGGGTCGTGGACCAACCACGCGCCGCGACGCAACCGCAAGCTGCTGCTGCATCGCAGCCAGATCGACACACTGATCGGCAAGATTCAGGACGGCAACCTGTCGCTGGTGCCGCTGTCGCTGTACTTCCTCGACGGCAAGGTGAAGGTCGAGTTGGCGCTGGCCCGCGGCAAGCAGGCGCACGACAAACGTCAGAGCCTGGCCAAGCGTGACGCCGAACGCGAGATCACCCGCGAATTGGGTAGGCGCTCCAAGGGCATGACCTGA
- a CDS encoding serine hydrolase produces MPTPGIDKGLAADFAALSPTLNARVGVVIHAVGSAPDDPIILGDWQSGVAWSTSKVPLVVAALRLQDSSEITEAMTKAITESDNAAAESIWEGLGDPTQAAEQVQGVLRQYGDPTIVQSTKVRPEYTAFGQTVWPLVDQNHFMAGAMCDPNNSQVIDLMGRVEDDQRWGLGSIAGAKFKGGWGPAPSGNYLVRQMGVIPTPGGFTAITIAAEPNSGSFADGTEVLTRVAQWLGEHLADLPAAQCGS; encoded by the coding sequence ATGCCCACGCCGGGCATTGACAAGGGACTTGCGGCAGATTTCGCCGCCCTGTCCCCGACATTGAATGCGCGTGTGGGGGTGGTCATCCACGCCGTGGGCTCGGCGCCAGACGATCCGATCATCTTGGGAGACTGGCAGAGCGGGGTCGCATGGTCCACGAGCAAGGTGCCCTTGGTCGTCGCGGCGCTGCGGCTGCAGGATTCATCTGAGATCACCGAAGCGATGACGAAGGCGATCACGGAATCGGATAACGCTGCCGCAGAATCAATTTGGGAAGGACTAGGCGATCCCACTCAGGCAGCCGAGCAAGTGCAGGGTGTGCTGCGCCAATATGGCGATCCGACCATCGTCCAGTCGACGAAAGTGCGACCGGAATATACCGCGTTCGGGCAGACGGTGTGGCCGCTGGTCGACCAAAACCACTTCATGGCCGGAGCGATGTGCGATCCCAACAACTCTCAGGTCATCGACCTCATGGGGCGGGTCGAAGACGACCAGCGTTGGGGACTCGGCAGCATCGCCGGCGCCAAATTCAAGGGCGGTTGGGGCCCAGCGCCCTCCGGGAATTACCTCGTCCGTCAGATGGGCGTCATCCCCACACCTGGTGGTTTCACCGCCATCACGATTGCGGCGGAACCCAATTCGGGTTCATTCGCCGACGGTACGGAGGTACTCACCCGCGTCGCCCAATGGCTTGGTGAGCATCTCGCCGACTTGCCAGCCGCACAATGTGGTTCCTGA